One Bacillota bacterium genomic region harbors:
- a CDS encoding transketolase family protein gives MQKIATREAYGKALVELGAENPDIVVLDADLAKSTKTIEFKKHFPHRFFDLGVAEANMVGTAAGLAAAGKIPFCSTFAVFAAGRAFDQIRQSVAYPRLNVKIAASHAGITVGEDGASHQSVEDVALMRVLPNMTVFVPADAVETAGAVRAAVDIDGPVYIRLGRAGVPVLHGDDFKFVPGQAVTLRQGLDATIIASGFMVGQALQAAELLAAEGIEAGVLNIHTIKPLDVQAIVDAAQRTGLIVTAEEHSIIGGLGSAVAETLAEHYPVPMLRVGLQDVFGESGRPDELLQKYGLTPDDIVNAVQKLL, from the coding sequence ATGCAGAAGATCGCGACCCGGGAGGCATACGGCAAAGCACTGGTGGAGTTGGGCGCGGAGAATCCGGACATCGTGGTGCTGGACGCCGACCTGGCCAAGTCCACCAAGACCATTGAATTCAAAAAGCATTTTCCCCACCGGTTTTTCGACCTCGGCGTGGCGGAGGCGAACATGGTCGGCACGGCCGCCGGGCTGGCCGCCGCCGGCAAGATTCCCTTCTGCAGCACTTTCGCCGTGTTCGCCGCCGGCCGGGCTTTCGACCAGATCAGGCAGAGCGTGGCCTACCCGCGGCTGAACGTGAAAATCGCCGCCAGCCACGCCGGGATCACCGTCGGGGAAGACGGCGCTTCCCACCAGTCGGTGGAGGACGTCGCGCTGATGCGGGTACTGCCGAACATGACCGTTTTCGTGCCGGCCGACGCCGTGGAAACGGCGGGGGCGGTGCGCGCCGCCGTGGATATCGACGGTCCGGTGTACATCCGATTGGGCCGCGCTGGGGTGCCGGTCCTGCACGGGGATGATTTCAAGTTTGTCCCGGGTCAGGCGGTGACCCTACGCCAGGGGCTCGACGCCACCATCATCGCCAGCGGGTTCATGGTCGGCCAGGCGCTGCAGGCGGCTGAACTGCTGGCCGCCGAGGGAATCGAGGCGGGCGTGCTGAACATCCACACCATCAAGCCGCTGGACGTGCAGGCGATCGTGGACGCCGCGCAGCGGACCGGGCTCATCGTCACCGCCGAAGAGCACAGCATCATCGGCGGACTGGGCAGCGCCGTCGCCGAGACGCTGGCCGAACACTACCCGGTGCCCATGCTCCGGGTCGGCCTGCAGGACGTCTTCGGCGAATCGGGGAGGCCCGATGAACTCTTACAGAAGTACGGCCTGACACCGGACGACATAGTCAACGCGGTCCAAAAACTGCTTTAG
- a CDS encoding transketolase C-terminal domain-containing protein, with the protein MSGAPVMEEKRVFMTGNEVVAWAAIAARADVMYGYPITPQNEVMHYWTRLAPKHGKIFLQTEDELSAGFATIGGVLAGKKSFTATAGPGNVLMQEPVSMAEMMRLPVVVVVMQRGGPSTATVIYSQQEVTLTTFGGNGEGFRVVYSTAGLQELYDYTIKAFNTAWRYRFPVFVLADGYQAKMREPLTVYDPVERGMEPAAPEPFVGRPGKPGVDRLPGHYRNTYNTEEELYAVVLEQAAEYERVAPEIVEHEESGAEGAAVLVVAHGVVARAAKQAVELLRAEGLKAGYFRPVTLRPLPVAALRDAAGRAGRLLVVESAYGQFARLVRDALYGLTVEMVPLYKPGLGITAEEIASRCRDLGAQPPAAH; encoded by the coding sequence ATGTCCGGCGCGCCGGTGATGGAAGAAAAACGGGTCTTCATGACCGGGAACGAAGTGGTGGCTTGGGCGGCGATCGCCGCACGCGCCGACGTGATGTACGGCTACCCGATCACGCCCCAGAACGAGGTGATGCACTACTGGACGCGGTTGGCGCCCAAGCACGGGAAGATTTTTCTCCAGACCGAGGACGAGCTCTCCGCGGGTTTTGCAACCATCGGCGGGGTGCTGGCGGGGAAAAAGTCCTTCACCGCCACGGCCGGCCCCGGCAACGTGCTGATGCAGGAACCCGTATCCATGGCCGAAATGATGCGCCTGCCGGTCGTGGTGGTGGTGATGCAGCGCGGCGGCCCTTCCACGGCCACGGTGATCTATTCCCAACAGGAAGTCACCCTGACCACCTTCGGCGGCAACGGGGAAGGCTTCCGGGTGGTGTACTCCACGGCCGGCCTCCAGGAACTCTACGACTACACCATCAAGGCTTTCAACACGGCCTGGCGCTACCGCTTTCCGGTGTTCGTGCTGGCGGACGGCTACCAGGCCAAAATGCGCGAGCCGCTCACTGTTTATGATCCGGTGGAACGCGGAATGGAACCGGCAGCACCCGAACCATTCGTGGGGCGGCCGGGCAAGCCGGGCGTGGACCGGCTGCCGGGTCACTACCGGAACACTTATAACACCGAGGAGGAACTGTACGCGGTGGTCCTGGAACAGGCCGCGGAATACGAGCGGGTGGCCCCGGAGATTGTTGAGCATGAGGAGTCTGGCGCCGAAGGCGCCGCTGTCCTGGTGGTCGCCCACGGCGTGGTGGCCCGGGCGGCGAAGCAAGCCGTGGAACTCCTGCGGGCCGAGGGCCTCAAGGCGGGTTATTTTAGGCCGGTCACCCTGCGCCCGTTGCCCGTGGCCGCACTCCGGGACGCGGCCGGGCGGGCGGGGCGCCTGCTCGTGGTCGAGTCGGCCTATGGGCAATTCGCCCGGTTGGTGCGGGACGCCCTGTACGGTCTGACCGTGGAGATGGTCCCGCTCTACAAGCCGGGACTGGGTATCACGGCGGAAGAAATCGCGTCGCGCTGCCGGGATTTGGGGGCCCAACCCCCGGCGGCGCACTAA
- a CDS encoding thiamine pyrophosphate-dependent enzyme: MTVKPAMPESWRLETKPHKFCPGCGHGIALRALGQAIDELGIQDRVVFGCDIGCSLLAWDFFNVDSVQTHHGRTTPVVTGIKRANPELICVAYMGDGGGYAIGAQHLVNAAGRNEKITVILANNTQYAMTGGQMAPTTLPGQKTETSPYGRDPEATGRPAKGPEMVAAITGDDAYVARGTVSKLPQLRRMMVRALRNQIEGRGFSFVEVLATCPTNWRTNAKDTWEFLEQKMPAHFRTGELKAPAAAGKDEDGKKAAR; encoded by the coding sequence ATGACCGTCAAGCCGGCGATGCCGGAAAGCTGGCGTCTGGAAACCAAGCCCCACAAGTTCTGCCCGGGATGCGGGCACGGGATCGCCCTGCGCGCTCTCGGGCAGGCCATCGACGAACTCGGGATCCAGGACCGGGTCGTGTTCGGGTGTGACATCGGCTGTTCCCTGCTGGCCTGGGATTTCTTCAACGTCGATTCCGTCCAAACCCACCACGGGCGGACCACGCCGGTGGTCACCGGGATCAAGCGGGCGAACCCCGAACTGATTTGCGTCGCCTACATGGGCGACGGCGGGGGGTACGCCATCGGGGCGCAGCACCTGGTCAACGCGGCGGGCCGGAACGAGAAGATCACCGTCATTCTGGCCAACAACACGCAGTACGCGATGACCGGCGGGCAGATGGCCCCCACCACCCTCCCGGGTCAAAAAACGGAGACCTCCCCCTACGGCCGGGACCCGGAGGCCACCGGCCGCCCCGCCAAAGGACCGGAAATGGTGGCCGCCATCACCGGCGACGACGCCTATGTCGCCCGGGGCACGGTGAGCAAGCTGCCCCAACTGCGCAGAATGATGGTGCGGGCGCTGCGAAACCAGATTGAGGGCCGGGGCTTTTCCTTCGTGGAGGTGCTGGCCACCTGCCCCACCAACTGGCGGACCAACGCCAAGGATACCTGGGAGTTTCTCGAGCAGAAGATGCCGGCCCATTTCCGGACCGGAGAACTAAAAGCGCCGGCGGCCGCCGGAAAGGACGAAGATGGAAAGAAAGCGGCCCGTTAA
- a CDS encoding 2-oxoacid:acceptor oxidoreductase family protein, translating to MERKRPVKIVVAGEGGQGVQAVAEILAEAAYEDGAQALYIPAFGVEQRGGVSLAFLQISDRPVASPKFEKGDIVVALSGRAVRRTRQYVGPETVFIYDDLAEIKEEEMPRAARRILSIPAVAVAKAELHPRVFNIVIMGAVIGATRVVPVDQAKKALEKRLGYKFEQDPKLRELNHRALERGVELVDGILKGGGN from the coding sequence ATGGAAAGAAAGCGGCCCGTTAAGATCGTCGTCGCCGGTGAAGGGGGCCAGGGGGTGCAAGCGGTCGCCGAGATCCTGGCCGAGGCGGCCTACGAGGATGGTGCCCAGGCCCTGTACATCCCGGCCTTCGGCGTGGAGCAGCGGGGGGGCGTGAGCCTGGCCTTCCTGCAGATCAGCGACCGGCCCGTCGCCTCCCCTAAATTCGAGAAGGGGGACATCGTGGTCGCCCTGAGCGGGCGCGCCGTCCGGAGAACCCGCCAGTACGTCGGGCCGGAAACAGTCTTTATTTACGACGACCTGGCCGAAATCAAAGAAGAGGAAATGCCTCGAGCAGCCCGCCGCATCCTGAGTATTCCGGCGGTGGCCGTCGCCAAGGCGGAACTCCACCCGCGGGTGTTCAACATCGTCATCATGGGCGCGGTCATCGGGGCCACGCGGGTCGTGCCGGTGGACCAAGCCAAAAAGGCCCTGGAGAAAAGACTGGGTTACAAATTCGAGCAGGACCCGAAGCTGCGGGAGTTGAACCACCGGGCCCTGGAACGCGGCGTGGAGCTGGTGGACGGGATTCTAAAAGGAGGCGGAAATTAA
- a CDS encoding ferredoxin family protein, with product MEGFEQYETKPWEFEYRTAENKVEGFEPVTRELPGGTFVVFPGLCKGCGLCLEKCPKRCLDWSKRLGLYGTPAIEPVDGEACNYCGLCALVCPDCAIMVTKKKRGDA from the coding sequence ATGGAAGGCTTTGAACAGTACGAGACGAAGCCGTGGGAGTTTGAGTACCGCACGGCGGAAAATAAGGTGGAAGGCTTTGAACCCGTGACCCGGGAACTTCCCGGAGGCACCTTCGTGGTTTTCCCGGGCCTCTGCAAGGGCTGCGGCCTTTGCCTGGAGAAGTGCCCCAAGCGCTGTCTGGACTGGTCCAAGCGGCTGGGCCTCTACGGGACGCCGGCCATCGAGCCGGTCGACGGCGAGGCCTGCAATTACTGCGGCCTGTGTGCCCTGGTCTGTCCCGACTGTGCAATTATGGTAACCAAAAAGAAGCGCGGCGATGCCTGA
- the gvpA gene encoding gas vesicle structural protein GvpA — MAVEKAISSSSLVEVVDRILDKGVVIDAWVRVSLVGIELLAVEARVVVASVDTYLKYAEAIGLTASASAA, encoded by the coding sequence ATGGCCGTTGAAAAAGCAATTAGCTCTTCAAGCCTGGTGGAAGTCGTTGACCGCATCCTTGACAAAGGCGTTGTCATCGATGCTTGGGTCAGGGTCTCCTTGGTGGGCATCGAATTGTTGGCTGTTGAGGCACGCGTGGTCGTGGCTTCGGTTGACACCTATCTGAAGTACGCAGAGGCTATCGGGCTCACGGCGTCTGCATCGGCCGCCTAA
- the gvpN gene encoding gas vesicle protein GvpN, protein MPDFVETSQVKDTTERALAYLAAGFPVHFRGASGTGKTTLAFHLAHLLGRPAVLLHGDEEFTTSDLVGGANGYRLRKVVDRFVSRVLKVEEDVSTRWVDSRITLACKNGLTLIYDEFTRSRPQANNVLLSVLQERILDLPLAAGVNEYLQVHPNFRAIFTSNPEEYAGVFRSQDALRDRMVTIDLDHFDEETETGITASKSGLSVEDARKIVSIVQDLRESGRCEFSPTVRGCLMVARTTQIVGARVSAQDPRFRAICLDVLASESSRVGSRKSLLRIRETVDELISKWC, encoded by the coding sequence ATGCCCGACTTTGTGGAGACTTCACAAGTCAAAGATACGACTGAAAGAGCGCTCGCCTATCTCGCCGCGGGTTTCCCGGTGCACTTCCGGGGCGCTTCAGGAACGGGGAAAACCACGCTGGCCTTCCACTTGGCGCACCTCTTGGGCCGGCCCGCGGTGCTCTTACACGGGGACGAGGAGTTCACGACCTCGGACCTGGTGGGGGGTGCGAACGGCTACCGTTTGCGTAAGGTGGTGGACCGCTTCGTTTCGCGGGTACTGAAGGTGGAAGAGGACGTGAGCACCCGGTGGGTTGACAGCCGGATCACCTTAGCTTGCAAGAACGGTCTCACTTTGATCTACGACGAATTTACCCGTTCGCGCCCTCAGGCGAACAACGTACTGCTCTCCGTCCTGCAGGAAAGGATACTGGACCTGCCCTTGGCGGCCGGTGTGAACGAGTATTTGCAAGTACACCCGAATTTCAGGGCTATATTCACCAGCAACCCGGAAGAATACGCCGGGGTGTTCCGTAGCCAGGACGCTTTGCGGGACCGCATGGTGACTATCGACCTGGACCATTTCGATGAAGAGACGGAGACCGGCATTACCGCCTCGAAGTCGGGCTTGTCAGTTGAAGACGCCCGTAAAATCGTATCGATCGTCCAAGATCTGCGGGAATCTGGGAGGTGCGAGTTCTCGCCCACCGTCAGAGGATGCCTCATGGTCGCCAGGACCACGCAGATCGTGGGTGCCCGGGTTAGTGCCCAGGACCCACGCTTTCGGGCCATCTGCCTTGACGTGCTCGCCTCGGAATCGAGCCGCGTTGGTAGCCGGAAGAGCCTGCTCCGTATCCGGGAAACGGTTGATGAACTGATCAGCAAATGGTGCTGA
- a CDS encoding GvpL/GvpF family gas vesicle protein — MDDTALGLLTDRLAGKYVYCIVSGEEERNFGPVGIGGGQEVTTIAHGDLSAVASSSPLEEYSIKRENMLAHENVIARVFQEYRAVLPVRFNTVAAGVEEVRRFLQREAPELRRLLRAVDGRAEVGLQVFWQEMQSVFREIAEQDTRIKKLRDKVYGEKGEGRHEDKIRLGELVLATLLRKKAEEARVLLDALRPAAVDYRENKIYADQMVLNMSFLIDRAREVEFDNCLADLDREYSERYQFKRTVLMAPFNFSEIRIRGEAGSDEA; from the coding sequence GTGGACGACACTGCCCTTGGACTATTGACCGACAGGCTGGCCGGCAAGTATGTGTACTGCATCGTTTCGGGGGAGGAAGAGAGGAACTTCGGCCCGGTGGGCATCGGCGGAGGGCAGGAGGTGACGACCATTGCCCACGGTGACCTCAGCGCGGTTGCGAGTTCCTCGCCCCTCGAGGAGTACTCGATCAAGCGGGAGAACATGCTGGCACACGAAAACGTAATTGCCAGGGTCTTTCAGGAATACCGGGCGGTCCTGCCGGTAAGGTTCAACACTGTAGCCGCAGGGGTTGAAGAAGTGCGCCGGTTCCTCCAGCGGGAGGCGCCGGAGTTGCGGCGGCTTCTGCGCGCTGTCGACGGGCGGGCGGAAGTCGGGCTGCAGGTATTTTGGCAAGAAATGCAGTCCGTGTTCCGTGAAATTGCCGAACAGGATACCCGAATCAAGAAGCTGCGTGACAAGGTGTACGGGGAAAAGGGCGAGGGGCGGCACGAGGACAAGATCCGCCTTGGAGAGTTGGTGCTGGCGACGCTGCTGAGAAAGAAGGCCGAGGAGGCCCGGGTTCTGCTGGACGCTCTGCGTCCGGCGGCGGTCGACTATCGGGAGAACAAAATCTACGCCGACCAGATGGTCTTGAACATGTCCTTCCTGATCGACCGGGCCCGGGAGGTGGAGTTCGACAATTGCCTAGCCGACTTGGATCGGGAATACAGCGAGCGCTATCAGTTCAAGCGGACGGTACTGATGGCGCCGTTCAACTTCAGCGAGATCCGGATTCGCGGGGAAGCGGGGAGTGATGAAGCTTGA
- the hsp20 gene encoding archaeal heat shock protein Hsp20, with amino-acid sequence MKKRDEAREELGLGGLFKGLGNFLDLVAKMAEKGENETTRTGEFTGPGGKYHGVYGFSVRLGLGGRPVVEEFGNIRDTDDGPLVDEVREPIVDVLDEGRQLLIIAELPGIEEESIAVNLDEGALKLQGAGKDRVYRKESALPVKVDPASRKLSYRNGILEIRLAKKEDA; translated from the coding sequence TTGAAAAAGCGTGACGAGGCGCGCGAGGAACTTGGTCTGGGGGGGCTCTTCAAGGGTCTCGGCAATTTCCTCGATTTGGTGGCCAAGATGGCGGAAAAAGGGGAAAACGAGACTACCCGGACTGGGGAGTTCACCGGCCCCGGCGGGAAATACCACGGGGTCTACGGCTTTTCAGTCCGGTTGGGGCTGGGTGGGAGGCCGGTCGTTGAGGAGTTCGGTAACATTCGGGACACGGACGACGGGCCGCTGGTCGATGAGGTGCGCGAGCCGATCGTGGACGTCCTGGATGAGGGGAGGCAGCTCCTGATCATCGCAGAGCTTCCGGGAATAGAGGAAGAAAGCATCGCCGTCAACCTGGACGAGGGAGCCCTCAAGCTCCAGGGCGCGGGCAAAGACCGGGTTTACCGGAAGGAATCCGCCCTCCCGGTGAAGGTGGACCCCGCCTCGCGCAAGCTTTCCTACCGCAACGGAATCCTGGAAATCAGGCTGGCCAAGAAGGAGGACGCTTGA
- a CDS encoding CDC48 family AAA ATPase codes for MPPAEVAPETTTRVTEARPRDVGRGIARLDPGDMSALGVEIGDVIWIEGPKVTVARAMPTYPEDRGRQSLHVDGIIRENAQVSLGEKVRLRRAEWQQAGSVLLKPQGVARGSWGEKEARYLARVLDGVPVVVGDRVRVTLVGTRAHDFLVLDAVPKGALLITADTDVRIKTAAVVSTGTGEPQCAKVTYEDIGGLQREVRKIREMTELPLKYPEVFDKLGIDAPKGVLLYGPPGCGKTLIARAVAGETLARFYAVNGPEIVHKFYGESEAHLRRLFEEASRNAPAVIFLDEIDAVAPKRAEVVGEVEKRIVAQMLALMDGLKTRGKVIVIGATNIPEKLDPALRRPGRFDREIAIGIPDRHARLQILQIHTRGMPLAKDVDLDTLAQITHGFVGADLEALCREAAMITLRKIMPEIDFAQDFISYETLERLALRQADFLEALKEIEPSAIREVFTEVPEVGWADVGSLDEAKQVLQESIEWPLNHEEFFAAAGVRPPKGILLHGPPGCGKTLLAKAVASESQANFIMVKGPSLMSRYVGDSEKGVREVFRKARQAAPCIVFFDEIDALVPVRGAADGDSHVTERVISQFLTELDGIEELKGVVVLAATNRLDIIDPAILRPGRFDILVELPYPDERARLAVLQVHTRGRPLAADICPAAWARATDGFSGAALEGLCRRAATAALRDWIESSGGSITAAGPFVITLAHWREAYRELCRHQGVPSEAGDIG; via the coding sequence ATGCCGCCCGCGGAAGTCGCACCCGAGACAACCACGCGGGTCACTGAAGCCCGGCCCCGCGACGTCGGCCGCGGCATCGCCCGGCTCGACCCCGGGGACATGTCCGCACTGGGGGTCGAGATCGGAGATGTCATCTGGATCGAAGGCCCCAAGGTGACCGTCGCCCGTGCGATGCCCACCTACCCCGAGGACCGCGGCCGGCAGTCCCTGCACGTTGACGGCATCATTCGCGAAAACGCGCAGGTCAGCCTGGGGGAGAAGGTCCGGCTCAGGAGAGCGGAATGGCAACAGGCCGGTTCAGTACTGTTGAAACCCCAGGGGGTCGCCCGGGGCAGCTGGGGGGAGAAGGAGGCCCGGTATCTGGCGCGCGTCCTGGATGGCGTGCCGGTGGTGGTGGGTGACCGGGTGCGGGTCACCCTGGTCGGGACCAGAGCGCACGACTTTTTGGTGCTGGACGCGGTACCCAAAGGAGCGCTGCTCATCACGGCCGACACGGATGTACGGATCAAGACCGCCGCCGTCGTCTCAACCGGGACGGGTGAACCGCAATGCGCCAAGGTTACCTATGAAGACATCGGCGGGTTGCAGCGCGAAGTCCGCAAAATCAGGGAGATGACCGAACTCCCCCTGAAGTACCCGGAGGTGTTCGACAAGCTGGGAATCGACGCGCCCAAGGGCGTGCTCCTGTATGGGCCGCCGGGCTGCGGGAAGACCCTGATCGCCCGGGCGGTGGCCGGCGAGACGCTGGCCCGTTTCTACGCCGTCAACGGACCGGAGATCGTGCACAAGTTCTACGGGGAGAGCGAGGCCCACCTGCGCCGATTGTTCGAGGAAGCAAGCCGGAACGCGCCCGCTGTTATTTTTCTGGACGAAATCGACGCGGTGGCTCCCAAGCGTGCTGAAGTGGTGGGCGAAGTCGAGAAGCGGATCGTGGCCCAAATGCTGGCCCTGATGGACGGGCTGAAGACGCGGGGCAAGGTGATCGTCATCGGCGCGACCAACATCCCCGAGAAGCTGGACCCCGCCCTGCGGCGTCCCGGTCGGTTCGACCGGGAGATCGCGATCGGGATCCCGGACCGGCACGCCCGGCTCCAGATCCTGCAGATTCACACGCGGGGTATGCCCCTGGCTAAGGATGTGGATCTCGACACGCTGGCCCAGATCACGCACGGCTTCGTCGGCGCCGATCTGGAAGCGCTGTGCCGGGAAGCGGCGATGATCACCCTGCGCAAAATAATGCCCGAAATCGACTTCGCCCAGGACTTCATTTCGTATGAAACCCTGGAAAGACTTGCCTTGAGGCAGGCCGACTTCCTGGAGGCGTTGAAGGAAATCGAGCCTTCGGCCATCCGGGAGGTGTTCACCGAAGTGCCCGAGGTTGGCTGGGCCGACGTCGGTAGCCTCGACGAGGCCAAGCAGGTGCTGCAGGAGAGCATCGAATGGCCTCTGAACCACGAGGAGTTCTTCGCCGCCGCAGGCGTGCGGCCCCCGAAGGGGATTCTTCTGCATGGTCCGCCAGGGTGCGGCAAGACACTGCTGGCCAAGGCGGTGGCCAGCGAGAGCCAGGCGAACTTCATCATGGTCAAGGGCCCGTCGTTGATGTCCAGGTACGTCGGAGATTCGGAAAAGGGCGTGCGCGAGGTCTTCCGGAAGGCGAGGCAGGCTGCGCCCTGTATTGTCTTTTTCGATGAGATTGACGCGCTGGTGCCGGTCCGGGGCGCGGCGGACGGCGACTCCCACGTGACGGAGCGGGTGATCAGCCAGTTCCTGACCGAACTGGACGGCATCGAGGAACTAAAGGGAGTGGTGGTCCTGGCCGCGACCAACCGGTTGGATATTATCGATCCGGCCATTCTCCGCCCGGGCCGGTTCGACATTTTGGTCGAGTTGCCGTATCCGGACGAGCGGGCGCGGTTGGCGGTCCTGCAGGTCCATACGCGGGGCCGGCCGCTGGCTGCAGACATCTGTCCGGCCGCCTGGGCGCGGGCGACGGACGGCTTTTCGGGCGCGGCCTTGGAGGGTCTGTGCCGCCGGGCCGCCACGGCCGCCTTGAGGGATTGGATCGAATCGAGCGGCGGGTCGATCACCGCCGCGGGGCCGTTTGTGATCACGCTCGCGCACTGGCGGGAAGCGTACCGGGAACTCTGCAGGCATCAGGGCGTCCCGTCGGAGGCGGGTGACATAGGATGA
- a CDS encoding gas vesicle protein GvpG — translation MIVTYLLLQTASLPLTLFLKLVEKIHEQAWEEMYGEENIKRDLMRLQLWLETKEITEEEYNRAEEILLGRLEAAWAAAKQEV, via the coding sequence ATGATTGTGACTTACCTTTTGCTGCAAACGGCGAGTCTGCCCCTTACGCTCTTTCTTAAACTGGTGGAGAAGATCCACGAGCAAGCCTGGGAAGAGATGTACGGGGAAGAAAACATCAAGCGGGACCTCATGCGCCTGCAGCTATGGCTGGAAACGAAGGAAATCACCGAAGAGGAGTACAACCGGGCGGAAGAGATACTCCTGGGCCGGTTGGAGGCGGCATGGGCCGCCGCAAAGCAGGAGGTGTAA
- a CDS encoding gas vesicle protein, with the protein MALEPRRGGDLVEIIDRVLDKGLVINADINISVAGTELLGIQIRAALASFETAARFGLQFPSGTNYETAAWKEATINKEACPQCRKAVDLEELMDASCPWCGWISARARRAKALPEVLPASRDDSA; encoded by the coding sequence ATGGCACTCGAGCCGCGGCGCGGCGGCGACCTGGTGGAAATCATCGACCGGGTGCTGGATAAAGGACTGGTGATCAACGCCGATATCAACATCTCCGTTGCCGGAACGGAGCTTCTGGGAATCCAGATCAGGGCCGCCCTTGCTTCGTTTGAGACCGCCGCCAGGTTTGGCCTGCAGTTCCCGTCCGGCACCAATTACGAAACGGCGGCCTGGAAAGAGGCCACCATTAACAAAGAGGCCTGTCCCCAGTGCCGCAAGGCGGTCGACCTGGAGGAATTGATGGACGCGAGCTGCCCCTGGTGCGGTTGGATAAGTGCGAGGGCCCGCAGGGCCAAGGCTTTGCCGGAAGTCCTCCCGGCGTCCCGGGATGATTCCGCCTAA
- a CDS encoding gas vesicle protein K produces MAIELDTDNMKHGLLGLAVAIVEIIRDVLKLQALERMESGRLTGDEIERLGRALLEMDAALEEIKLQQGIADTVRAVQDGLDDVVDWIVNPERWVDEM; encoded by the coding sequence ATGGCTATTGAACTCGACACCGACAACATGAAGCACGGGTTGCTGGGGCTGGCAGTGGCCATAGTGGAGATCATCCGGGACGTCTTGAAACTTCAGGCGCTGGAAAGGATGGAAAGCGGCCGCCTGACCGGTGATGAGATCGAGCGGCTGGGCCGGGCCCTTTTGGAGATGGACGCGGCGCTGGAGGAAATCAAGTTGCAACAGGGCATCGCAGACACAGTCAGGGCTGTCCAGGACGGTCTGGACGACGTCGTTGACTGGATTGTTAACCCCGAACGCTGGGTCGACGAAATGTAA
- a CDS encoding GvpL/GvpF family gas vesicle protein: protein MDGKQEAGVKPQVPDTALGAERTDGRAAMGVSVPGPEAVYLYGVLESAAHGSLGPIGLDGAEVYLVVHGGLAAVVHNCPDAAYRTGGRAAVEAWVLAHQRVLDVAAARFGPVLPFGFGVIVWGRQESAEAVIRRWLGDEEPGLREKLKKVRGRQEYGIQVFYNVAVLSKDTVAQSERLQELEARIRTSPPGLAYMYQQQLQKLVRQELEGRLDRCYREFCGSIRQHVADVRVEKVKKADGGRVMLMNLSCLVDEDRVRDLGKELQRITDLDGIEVRFTGPWPPYSFVSVGDRNLPEGGVLP, encoded by the coding sequence ATGGACGGGAAGCAAGAAGCGGGAGTCAAGCCGCAGGTGCCGGACACGGCATTGGGAGCCGAGAGGACGGACGGCCGGGCAGCCATGGGCGTCTCAGTACCAGGGCCGGAGGCCGTGTACCTTTACGGGGTGCTGGAAAGCGCCGCCCACGGTTCTCTGGGGCCGATCGGCCTCGACGGGGCCGAGGTTTACCTCGTTGTCCACGGGGGCTTAGCGGCCGTTGTTCACAATTGCCCGGACGCGGCATACCGGACCGGAGGCCGGGCGGCCGTCGAGGCCTGGGTCCTGGCGCACCAGCGCGTGCTGGACGTTGCGGCTGCACGCTTCGGCCCGGTGCTCCCCTTTGGCTTCGGCGTGATTGTATGGGGGAGGCAAGAGAGTGCGGAGGCTGTGATCCGGCGCTGGCTCGGAGACGAGGAACCAGGGCTGAGGGAAAAGCTGAAGAAGGTCCGTGGCAGGCAAGAGTATGGCATCCAGGTGTTCTACAATGTGGCTGTTCTGAGTAAAGATACGGTCGCCCAGAGTGAGCGGTTGCAGGAGCTGGAGGCGCGGATCAGGACCAGCCCCCCCGGTCTGGCCTACATGTACCAGCAGCAATTGCAGAAACTGGTGCGGCAGGAACTGGAGGGCCGGCTGGACCGGTGCTACCGGGAGTTTTGCGGCTCCATCCGGCAGCACGTGGCCGACGTGCGGGTGGAAAAGGTGAAAAAAGCGGACGGTGGAAGGGTGATGTTGATGAACTTGTCCTGCCTCGTGGACGAGGACCGGGTGCGGGACTTGGGCAAAGAGCTCCAGAGGATTACGGACCTTGACGGTATCGAGGTGCGTTTCACCGGTCCCTGGCCCCCGTACAGTTTTGTTTCGGTAGGCGATAGAAACCTGCCGGAGGGCGGGGTTCTGCCATGA
- a CDS encoding gas vesicle protein: MRPVRDTRATLVDVLDRVLKKGLLINADVIISVAGVPLIGVSLRAAVANIETMLSYGIWEDWDAAHRAVAGEPGGPAANREIGMIGYKGG; encoded by the coding sequence ATGAGGCCGGTGCGGGACACGCGGGCCACCTTGGTTGACGTCCTGGACCGGGTTCTAAAAAAGGGGCTCCTAATCAATGCCGATGTTATCATTTCCGTAGCAGGCGTACCCCTTATCGGCGTGAGCTTGAGAGCCGCGGTGGCAAACATCGAGACCATGCTTAGCTATGGCATCTGGGAAGACTGGGATGCGGCCCACCGGGCAGTGGCCGGCGAACCGGGAGGGCCGGCGGCAAACCGGGAAATCGGAATGATTGGCTACAAGGGAGGGTGA